One stretch of Tepiditoga spiralis DNA includes these proteins:
- the rny gene encoding ribonuclease Y, producing MITIFIALLVGIISIFFGIYIGNKKFIGSLKLKKEEIEKFLNQSKKDAEELKIKAKEEAKALRKKELVEAREEIHKMKDEAERELKKQKNDFKVLEERLIRREENLDRKEQNIETLKEKLETEKESIKEKLLEAENKLHEIAALTEEEAKQIILNEVTEKYEKTLAQKYKEMKEEYEDDAKKYAKWVITTSIQRYASDVTSEITTSTVTLPTDDMKGRIIGREGRNIRTFEKLTGTDLIIDDTPEIVVLSCFNPLRREIAKRTLEALVADGRIHPARIEEIYDKSKKEVEEFIKEAGKEAIMRVGIKSPHPELIKLLGRLKFRTSYGQDVLEHSIEVAQFAGLMANELGLNVELAKRAALFHDLGKAIDHEVEGSHAIVGGQIAKRYNEKPAVVNGIQYHHNEVDPMTPEAILVGAADALSAARPGARREALENYVRRIEQLEEIAKSFRYVDKAYAIQAGREVRIIIQPDKIDDALAEKLSHDVSHQIEEKMQYPGVIKVTVIREKRSVSYAS from the coding sequence ATGATTACCATTTTCATTGCACTTTTAGTAGGTATAATATCCATTTTTTTTGGGATTTATATTGGAAATAAAAAATTTATTGGTTCTTTAAAATTAAAAAAAGAAGAAATTGAAAAATTTTTAAACCAATCAAAAAAAGATGCAGAAGAACTTAAAATTAAAGCAAAAGAAGAAGCTAAGGCATTAAGAAAAAAAGAACTCGTAGAAGCACGTGAAGAAATACATAAAATGAAAGATGAAGCAGAACGTGAATTAAAAAAACAAAAAAATGATTTTAAAGTACTCGAAGAAAGATTAATTAGACGTGAAGAAAATTTAGATAGAAAAGAACAAAATATAGAAACTTTAAAAGAAAAATTAGAAACTGAAAAAGAATCTATTAAAGAAAAGTTATTAGAAGCAGAAAATAAATTACATGAAATTGCTGCTTTAACAGAGGAAGAAGCTAAACAAATAATATTAAACGAAGTAACAGAAAAATATGAAAAAACTTTAGCACAAAAGTATAAAGAAATGAAAGAAGAATATGAAGATGATGCTAAAAAATATGCAAAATGGGTAATTACAACTTCAATTCAAAGATATGCATCTGATGTTACTTCTGAAATAACAACGTCAACAGTTACATTACCAACAGATGATATGAAAGGTAGAATAATAGGAAGAGAAGGAAGAAATATTAGAACATTTGAAAAACTAACTGGAACAGATTTAATAATAGATGATACTCCAGAAATTGTTGTTTTATCTTGTTTCAATCCATTGAGACGTGAAATAGCAAAAAGAACTCTTGAAGCTCTAGTTGCAGATGGAAGAATACATCCAGCAAGAATAGAAGAAATATACGATAAATCAAAAAAAGAAGTTGAAGAATTTATAAAAGAAGCTGGTAAAGAAGCAATAATGAGAGTAGGAATAAAATCACCTCATCCTGAACTAATTAAGTTGCTTGGAAGACTTAAATTTAGAACAAGTTATGGTCAAGATGTGCTTGAACATTCTATAGAAGTTGCTCAATTTGCTGGATTAATGGCAAATGAACTTGGCTTAAATGTTGAACTTGCAAAAAGAGCTGCTCTTTTCCATGATTTAGGTAAAGCAATTGATCATGAGGTTGAAGGATCACATGCAATTGTAGGAGGACAAATAGCTAAAAGATACAATGAAAAACCAGCTGTTGTAAATGGAATTCAATATCATCACAATGAAGTTGATCCAATGACTCCAGAAGCAATATTAGTTGGTGCAGCAGATGCTTTATCAGCCGCTAGACCTGGTGCAAGACGTGAAGCACTTGAAAATTATGTAAGACGTATAGAACAACTCGAAGAAATTGCTAAATCATTTAGATATGTAGATAAAGCTTATGCAATTCAAGCTGGTAGAGAAGTTAGAATAATAATTCAACCTGATAAAATAGACGATGCTCTTGCAGAAAAATTATCTCACGATGTATCACATCAAATAGAAGAAAAAATGCAATATCCTGGTGTAATAAAAGTAACTGTAATAAGAGAAAAAAGAAGTGTATCTTACGCTTCATAA
- a CDS encoding TetR/AcrR family transcriptional regulator — translation MARRPNPELRLKRKKELMNSIISIINENSISATTTRKIANEADLTIASLHYYFGSKDGAMVETARFILDTWITDILEAPGDFEKKIVKLFTPSDNMAAFSQIITYPYRSKITLKMIKEIDDKFNILIKDVLRAKGFDVDASFTVADVLKTFLIGLGFKGYVYPEIIKEEIKVVTEFLNLNKERE, via the coding sequence ATGGCAAGAAGACCAAATCCTGAACTAAGATTAAAGAGAAAAAAAGAACTAATGAATTCAATAATAAGTATAATAAATGAAAATAGTATTAGTGCTACAACAACAAGAAAAATAGCTAATGAAGCAGATTTAACCATAGCATCTTTGCATTATTATTTTGGTTCAAAAGATGGTGCAATGGTAGAAACTGCAAGATTTATATTAGATACTTGGATAACAGACATATTAGAAGCACCAGGAGATTTTGAAAAGAAAATAGTAAAACTATTTACTCCATCAGATAATATGGCAGCTTTTTCTCAGATAATAACATATCCATATAGATCAAAAATAACATTAAAGATGATAAAGGAAATAGATGATAAATTTAATATTTTAATAAAAGATGTATTGAGAGCCAAAGGCTTTGATGTTGATGCTTCATTTACAGTAGCAGATGTTTTAAAAACGTTTTTAATAGGATTGGGATTTAAAGGTTACGTTTATCCAGAAATAATAAAGGAAGAAATTAAAGTAGTTACTGAATTTTTAAATCTAAATAAAGAAAGAGAATAA